gtattttttacgggtaccctatgggtcctagatccattgccatccctatatGCAGCAAACTATCCActtaactttttttcttttttacccATAACAATATGACATATTAAActaactttttatttaaaatttacacATTTTTTCATCCTTAAAAAAATTGTGTATTTGTAATAGCTAATGACgaattaaaattacattatttattgattttttttatagacaaatgttagttgttagtaaattagtaaaaTTATCCCTCCTCAGGGTTCAAACCCTAACCTTTCACCTACAATTACCCTTAGCTCAATATAAGACTAAATGAATACATcttaaataaaagttaaaataaaaaatatttcaaggaATAAAATCTTATTTGGAAAATTGACAAATTAGAGAGTGAGACGTATTCCACCCATTCTTTTAGGATGGGCTTACATGAACAAGTTCCCTAAATTTTTGTGTTAATAATATCTCATAAATACTTATTTCATGCAATAACTTATATGGAGATATAAATGTTTATTCATAAATTGATATAAAAATAGTAGTAAAATAAGCTGAAAAGAGCTTATTGATAGACCGTACGTTATTTTCATCAACTTAACCAAACACATGTTTAAGCTTTTTACTATAGTATGAGCTCAAATTAACCATTTCaatctcttttatttttatgtgaAAGTCCAATAAAAGCCCTCCCTTTGAAAGTTAGGCTTTTTAGTGTTGGGGCTACACTAGTCGATTAGTTTGGGTGCAATCGGATGTCACCTTTCCTAACTCGAGAACCGAACCAAACAATCTCAGGTCCCTATAAAAAATCCAAGCTGACCCATCAATCGAACCTAACCACCCAAAAGTGACCGGGTTGGGTCGGGTTCACCGGTTTCTCTCATTGGACCATACCCTCTTACACCCCTACCCAAAAACATACATCAACCATCAAAGAGGGACCTCTTTTGGACCAAAAAAGAGGCATCCTTCAAGACAACCGTTCTTACGTAAAATGATTTAATCTTTTACACACTGACTCTGCATATGAGCTCATTTCCTATGACTATAAATTTATCAAAGGTTCAAACAGGACATAAGGATTTGGAGGCAGTATCTCATAAGCTAAGCTGCTTTCCACAAATGCACTTCAtctttcatataatttttaatgGCTTCTATAACTTTGACAGGAAATGTCTCGTCCTCTGGATAATAAGCAATAGGATCAGGTAGTAGAGGTAATGGAAGGTTGAGAACGCCCTCAAGTGTTGCATGCAAACAATATGCTGAATACGTGACATGATATCCACCTTCCTGGACAATTAGAAGGCGTCCATCACTGTGCTTTGCTGCAAGACCATGAACTATTCGCCCAATTTCTCTGTAGCCCTCCATTGTTAAGCATTGCCTTCCATTTGGATCAAACTGAAGCACATGCAAGGATATCATTTCATTAAGCACAGTTTCACCCTCTCTAAAAGTGAAGCAAACATGGTGTAGAAAATCCAGAGCAACAAAACATGTGGATTGTATAGTTAGTGCATGTTCGGAaaccttctacaattgattcaaaAGCCAAAATCAAATCCCAGgagaagcttatgtgagtagAACCTGGCTACCAGAATTGATTCTCAGGAAAAATAAGCTGATCCAACCATACTACTAAACTGTTAACATTGCCATGttccttttgagttttgacacaATCTTTTTTTGGTGTTAAAAAGTTTAAGGGGAAGCACAGGCTCAAAAGAGTACTCACAAAAGAGTTATAATTATCTCACCCAAAAAAGGTGATGGAGGCTCAATGTCAAGTGCAAGATCTTACCTTGTCCCCCTTGAAACGGGTTAAATCACACAGAATCTGGATAAAAAACAATGCAATGAGCTtgatttttccttcttcttgatTTTAATGTGAAGGAAAACTTGTGCTGCTTGAAGGCAACAAAGGATAACTTGTGTGATTGTTTTAATTGTAACTGACAGCAATTAGTCTTTCGTTTGAGTAATTGAAAGGAACCATAACATTTGATTATAATGCtacattttctgttattagaaTAAAGACCATTACAAACAAATTGCTGGGATGGTTTCAGTTGCAATGTTCCAAGAAATTAGGGTTGTGTGATTGGAGATAACTCTTTTATCTTTTTGTTAAACTTAAGTCCCAAGTCCAACATATTTGATCTGGTATAAGCCGTTTTAATAAGATGTTTCCTAGTCTTTTTAAAAGTATATTTAAAGACTCAACTTCAAGTAAAACCTTTAAATATTGCCAATAGATCTATCTGTAGATAATTAATAGGTCTAAACTAAATAGTATTAATAATAAAAgtatttatatttacttaaatagTCAGCTCATCAAGCCTCAAGTGCTTTCTCAAAGGTCTAAACTCTAACCTTAATTAATAGACTTAGAAAGATATTGAACTAAGTTATTTAGCCAACAAGCCTAGGATAAGTCTAATACGCAAACCGGGGGTATTCATGATAAGCCAAGAATTAAGTTATTCGAAGCACACAACTTCTCTTTTACATATCTTGGAAATTTATGGTGCCCATGATGTTGCTACGGCCATGCCTTTGCGCCCTACACATGACTTTAGCCCTCAATCAGTCAATCCCCCAATTAATAACATAAAAGATATTCCTAGAAAATCTATCTAAAGCTTCTACATTCTGTTCAATTTCTTCCCCAAATAAGAGATTCGGTAGGTCAGGTCAAATTGTTATGAACCCAAAAGCAGAAAGAGATTTCAGAGAGAAAGAGCTGACAAAACAAAAAGAGAAGGTGAAAGAACGTTTTTGTGATGGTAGATTGAATGGGAAATAAGGTATAGGGTGAATTTCTCCTTCCAAGAGCTTCCCCTTTTGCAAATGAGTTAGTACTTGGTTCTTCAATATGAACATTTTCTAAACAAATCTTCTTCTACGGTTTTTACCCCTTCCTATTATTTAAGCAAACAAACTAACCAATTTTGCAACAACTCCTAATCATGTTCGTGCATTCTTGTGTCCTACATCCCATCAGATATGCTggttaaattattaaaataaaaaccacAATAAAAGCCTTTTCCCACTGAACTGAGTCAATTGCATAGATTGAATAAGGCAATAATATACTAATAGAAATCATGTCTAGTGACAGATCATTTAAATCTAAAATTTCTTAATAGTTTGGACTGCGGTTTTTACTGATATTCTATTATGTCTAACTATTGAAATATCTAATCTACCTACCTTACACAGACTAAACAAACTAGTCAAACTGTGAGACTACAAAAAACTAAAGACCACTGGCACTGACCATGTCTTTGTCATATAACCTGTAATTATCTTCACACTTAGAGCTATAATTTTCTACATAAATCATAAATAAACCTTCATATAATCCTTTTTCAAAACAAAGAGACCTAAAAAAGCATTATGAGATCAATCATTTTTTGAATAATCACTTACAGGAACACATTCTAAAATCTAGGAATAATCTTATGGACTGATCATAGTAACTTGACCAGGGGAGTAGTTGTGTGACTTGTGTCCAATAAGGATGTATGTTTACTTTTTGGATGGTAACATAGTTTGTAAATTCAGCAAAATATGCTCTTGAAAACACATATAGGTCAAACAGTTCATCTGTTTCTCTCTCCCCGCCCCCTCCTGTAGGGTTATCAAACTAAATCTTGTTTGTACTCATTTTAATTATTTGGCTCCATTGGAATTGTTCAGGTTCCCATATCATGGCTAAAACTAAGTCTGTCCCCCAAATGTCATATTATTGTATCTTCTCAGGTTTTGATTTAACTGAGCATAGAATCAGGTCTGTACAAACTTGTCAATAAAATGCTAACTATGATCAAATTATAAATCAGGAGCAGGGAAAAAATGATAACTAGAATAACTTACTGCACTTGAGTCCTGTCCAATAACCAAAACTATGATATCAGGTCCAAACTTTTGGATTGATGGAACGACCAACTCATTGAAAGCATATACATATCCCTTGTCCCCAGTTCCGTTTGGTAGAGGTATGTTCAAGTTATACCCATAACCTTCTCCTTCACCTAGCTCATCAACAGATCCACTTTGAGGATGAGATGGACCCCAAGACCCATGGTTCATATGGAGAGAGATAGTGAGAACTTTATCAGACCGATAAAATCCCTCGGCCGTGCCATTTCCATAATGAACATCAATATCTATAACCGCAACCTTTTTGCACCCGGAATCTAAAGCCAACTGCACTGCTAGACCAGCATTGTTAAGGAAACAGTAGCCATCAGCCTGAGAAGGCTGAGCATGGTGACCAGGGGGCCTGACCAAGGCATAAGCAACTTTTCCATTCCCATCAAGTAAATGCTTCATTGAAGATAATGTAGTTCCAGCAGCAAGAAGTGCAGCATCCCATGACCCAGGGTTCAAGAATGTGCCAGAACAAAGGGTCTTTCCCCCTTCTTTATCAGCTTCTACCAGTTCATTTACATATTCTGGGAAATTACAACATCAGAATTATATATATCATGCACTTTCATATCAATCCTGAACAATCTCCAGcataattaaaaaaagtaaaac
This portion of the Lotus japonicus ecotype B-129 chromosome 3, LjGifu_v1.2 genome encodes:
- the LOC130749005 gene encoding histone deacetylase 8, encoding MATDTDAASSSMVNRVDVFWHEGMLNHDTGHGVFDSGINPGFLDVLEKHPENSDRVKNMVSILKRGPISPYISWNIGRSALIHELHSFHSPEYVNELVEADKEGGKTLCSGTFLNPGSWDAALLAAGTTLSSMKHLLDGNGKVAYALVRPPGHHAQPSQADGYCFLNNAGLAVQLALDSGCKKVAVIDIDVHYGNGTAEGFYRSDKVLTISLHMNHGSWGPSHPQSGSVDELGEGEGYGYNLNIPLPNGTGDKGYVYAFNELVVPSIQKFGPDIIVLVIGQDSSAFDPNGRQCLTMEGYREIGRIVHGLAAKHSDGRLLIVQEGGYHVTYSAYCLHATLEGVLNLPLPLLPDPIAYYPEDETFPVKVIEAIKNYMKDEVHLWKAA